The genomic stretch tgaaaaattatagtttaaaaataatgttggagaaatatgaattttttttattttatttctaaaaaaaatccaaatgtTCATGTTTCATAGAGTAGAACAATTACTATTTACTTACCAGTGATGACGAGATTGTTAATTCCTGCTCCTTGAAGAAGTGAGTGAAGGTGTGTAGCAAAGAATGCACTGAAGCGGGTCTTCACGAGTTTATAGTCTCCTTCTCCGATTACTAGCCCCTCAACTAACTCTGCACCTCGGCTTCCCTTAGAGGCTGGACCAACTTGACCTTGACCGTAATAATGCCGACGAAACAGTTCAACATCTCTTCCTAAAGGATCGTTTTCGCGGACTACCTGAAACCGTTTTGGTACACACAATTTAGCTACTATATTATTGAATCAACCACTTTCAGAAGTCCATGGAAaagtttaaaattcaaaattcaaaataattacCCAAACTATGAGAATTCCACGTTGCCTGGCAACTTGCACAGCTTTGATCACGTTTGGGACAATTTCTTTCCCTCCTTTTACAGCTATAGGA from Arachis stenosperma cultivar V10309 chromosome 9, arast.V10309.gnm1.PFL2, whole genome shotgun sequence encodes the following:
- the LOC130950766 gene encoding probable inactive nicotinamidase At3g16190 gives rise to the protein MAAQGWNGTALLVLDMQKDFIEGPIAVKGGKEIVPNVIKAVQVARQRGILIVWVVRENDPLGRDVELFRRHYYGQGQVGPASKGSRGAELVEGLVIGEGDYKLVKTRFSAFFATHLHSLLQGAGINNLVITGVQTPNCVRQTVFDAVALDYQPVTVIVDATAAATPEIHLANVFDMKNIGVATPTLQEWTDFKA